Proteins encoded together in one Thermophilibacter immobilis window:
- a CDS encoding D-2-hydroxyacid dehydrogenase encodes MPVVVRWEVLMNVLVLLPLSGAQRARLERGAPKARFSYAPNRDVAPDQLAAADVIVGNPAPERLGETHHLRLLQLGSAGYDRYLSTGTLPAGAQLAGASGAYGQAVSEHVLAMLLGLMKNLPAYRDNQRAHVWADEGPVSTMSGARVLVLGAGDIGTHFARLAAALGARVTGVQRHASAARGSFEELLTRGELPRLLPEADVVASFLPSTPETRGLADGEFFSALRTGSWFANAGRGDLVVTDDLLASLRSGHLAGAALDVTDPEPLPVDHPLWDAPGVLVTPHVSGGLHLDVTLDNIVDIAAENLARLAAGERLRNLVEP; translated from the coding sequence TTGCCCGTCGTCGTGCGCTGGGAGGTCCTTATGAACGTGCTGGTGCTGCTGCCCCTGAGCGGGGCCCAGAGGGCGCGTCTCGAGAGGGGCGCCCCCAAGGCTCGCTTCTCCTACGCGCCCAACCGCGATGTCGCGCCCGACCAGCTGGCCGCCGCCGACGTCATCGTGGGCAACCCTGCCCCCGAGCGGCTCGGCGAGACGCACCACCTGCGCCTTCTGCAGCTCGGGTCAGCCGGCTACGACCGCTACCTCTCGACGGGCACGCTGCCTGCGGGGGCGCAGCTCGCCGGTGCCTCGGGCGCCTATGGGCAGGCCGTCTCCGAGCACGTACTCGCGATGCTGCTCGGCCTCATGAAGAACCTTCCCGCCTACCGCGACAACCAACGAGCCCACGTGTGGGCGGACGAGGGGCCCGTCTCCACGATGTCCGGCGCCCGAGTGCTCGTGCTCGGGGCCGGCGACATCGGGACGCACTTCGCCCGCCTCGCCGCGGCGCTGGGGGCGCGCGTCACCGGCGTGCAGCGCCACGCGAGCGCGGCGCGCGGTTCGTTCGAGGAGCTCCTCACCAGGGGCGAGCTGCCTCGCCTGCTTCCCGAGGCGGACGTCGTCGCGTCGTTTCTCCCCAGCACGCCCGAGACGCGCGGCCTGGCCGACGGGGAGTTCTTCTCGGCCCTGCGCACGGGGTCATGGTTTGCCAACGCGGGACGCGGGGACCTCGTGGTGACGGACGACCTTCTCGCCTCGCTGCGCTCCGGACACCTTGCCGGTGCGGCCCTCGACGTCACCGATCCCGAGCCCCTGCCCGTCGACCACCCCCTCTGGGACGCGCCCGGCGTCCTGGTGACGCCCCATGTCTCGGGCGGGCTCCATCTGGACGTGACACTCGACAACATCGTGGACATAGCCGCCGAGAACCTCGCGCGCCTTGCTGCCGGAGAGCGGCTGCGCAACCTCGTGGAGCCCTAG
- the feoB gene encoding ferrous iron transport protein B codes for MRLDALEIGKDAVVASVNSDDQALHQHILDMGLTPGTEVTMVKYAPMGDPVEIRLRGYELTLLKADAARIELAGVRDAHDRAYENARMPTPDHPALGERAYHPRAAADALDETAPLSVALVGNQNCGKTTLFNQLTGSNQHVGNFPGVTVDRKDGQVRGHAKVTVTDLPGIYSLSPYTSEEIVSRQFILDAHPDAVIDIVDATNIERNLYLTLQLMELDRPMVLALNMMDEVAANGGTVDVNLLESLLGIAVVPISASKNEGVDELVEHVLTVARRRELPGRLDFCAPDGPDGGALHRCIHGIGHLIDDHAQRAGIPVRFAATKLVEGDELVTSALHLDSNELAGIEHIVAQMEEESGTDRLSALADMRFSFIGEVCEKCVVKPLESRGHLRSVAIDRVLTGRRTALPAFVAIMGLVFWITFGSLGAWLQGLMEGGVDALTQVTDAALTASGVNPVVQSLIIDGVFAGVGSVLSFLPLIVVLFLLLSVLEDSGYMARVAFVMDKVLRKFGLSGRSFVPMLIGFGCSVPAIMATRTLPSEHDRKMTVMLTPFMSCSAKLPVYGLLCSAFFARGSVLAMVSLYALGILVGMLVALILHRTTFHGAPVPFIMELPNYRMPSAKTTLRLAWDKARDFMTRAFTIIFLASVVIWFLQTFDVRLNVVQDQSQSLLAGLGGLIAPVFAPLGFGDWKSSTALVTGLIAKESVISTLTVLLGDTTAVALRTLFTPLTAYVFLVFTLLYPPCVAAISAVRSELGGRYAAVVFALQIGVAWVAAFVVRMAGLALGLG; via the coding sequence ATGAGGCTTGATGCACTCGAGATCGGAAAGGACGCGGTCGTCGCTTCGGTGAACTCGGATGACCAGGCCTTGCACCAGCACATTCTTGATATGGGGCTCACACCGGGCACCGAGGTCACCATGGTGAAGTACGCCCCCATGGGAGATCCCGTGGAGATACGCCTGCGCGGCTACGAGCTGACCCTGCTCAAGGCGGATGCCGCGCGCATCGAGCTCGCGGGCGTGCGCGACGCCCATGACCGGGCATACGAGAACGCGCGCATGCCCACCCCCGACCACCCCGCCCTCGGCGAGCGAGCGTATCACCCGCGCGCCGCCGCAGACGCGCTCGACGAGACCGCGCCGCTCTCCGTGGCCCTCGTGGGCAACCAGAACTGTGGCAAGACCACGCTGTTCAACCAGCTCACGGGCTCCAACCAGCACGTGGGTAACTTCCCCGGGGTGACCGTGGACCGCAAGGACGGCCAGGTGCGCGGCCACGCCAAGGTCACGGTCACAGACCTGCCCGGCATCTACTCGCTGTCCCCGTACACGAGCGAGGAGATCGTGAGCCGGCAGTTCATCCTGGATGCGCACCCGGACGCGGTCATCGACATCGTCGACGCGACCAACATCGAGCGCAACCTCTACCTCACGCTGCAGCTCATGGAGCTTGACCGTCCGATGGTGCTGGCGCTCAACATGATGGACGAGGTCGCGGCCAACGGCGGGACCGTGGACGTGAACCTCCTCGAGAGCCTGCTCGGGATTGCCGTGGTCCCGATCTCGGCGTCCAAGAACGAGGGCGTCGACGAGCTCGTCGAGCACGTGCTCACCGTGGCGCGACGCCGGGAGCTTCCGGGACGGCTGGACTTCTGCGCTCCCGACGGCCCCGACGGCGGGGCGCTGCACCGCTGCATCCACGGCATCGGCCATCTCATCGACGACCATGCCCAGCGCGCGGGCATCCCGGTGCGCTTCGCCGCGACCAAGCTCGTGGAGGGCGACGAGCTCGTGACCAGCGCCCTGCACCTCGACTCCAACGAGCTCGCCGGCATCGAGCACATTGTCGCCCAGATGGAGGAGGAGTCGGGTACGGACCGCCTCTCCGCCCTGGCCGACATGCGCTTCTCATTCATCGGTGAGGTCTGCGAGAAGTGCGTGGTCAAGCCGCTCGAGAGCAGGGGGCACCTGCGCTCCGTAGCCATCGATCGCGTGCTCACGGGTCGCCGCACGGCCCTTCCCGCGTTCGTCGCGATCATGGGCCTTGTGTTCTGGATCACCTTCGGGTCTCTGGGCGCCTGGCTTCAGGGTCTCATGGAAGGGGGCGTGGATGCGCTCACGCAGGTGACCGATGCCGCCCTCACCGCCTCGGGCGTGAATCCGGTGGTACAGTCCTTGATTATCGACGGGGTCTTCGCGGGCGTGGGTAGCGTGCTCTCGTTTCTGCCCCTCATTGTGGTGCTGTTCCTGTTGCTGTCTGTGCTCGAGGACTCGGGCTACATGGCGCGCGTGGCCTTTGTCATGGACAAGGTCCTGCGCAAGTTCGGCCTGTCCGGACGTAGCTTCGTTCCCATGCTCATCGGCTTTGGCTGCAGCGTGCCGGCCATCATGGCCACGCGCACCCTGCCCTCCGAGCACGACCGCAAGATGACCGTCATGCTCACGCCGTTCATGAGCTGCTCGGCCAAGCTTCCCGTCTACGGGCTTCTCTGCTCGGCGTTCTTCGCGCGCGGGTCGGTTTTGGCCATGGTGTCGCTTTACGCGCTCGGCATCCTCGTGGGCATGCTCGTGGCGCTCATCCTCCATCGCACCACCTTTCACGGCGCGCCGGTGCCGTTCATCATGGAGCTGCCCAACTACCGGATGCCGAGCGCCAAGACCACGCTGCGCCTGGCCTGGGACAAGGCCAGGGACTTCATGACCCGCGCGTTCACGATCATCTTCCTGGCGAGCGTGGTCATCTGGTTCCTGCAGACCTTCGACGTGCGGCTCAATGTGGTGCAAGACCAGTCCCAGAGCCTGCTGGCGGGCCTGGGCGGCCTCATTGCCCCGGTCTTCGCGCCGCTCGGCTTTGGCGACTGGAAGTCCTCGACGGCGCTGGTTACGGGCCTCATCGCCAAGGAGAGCGTCATCTCCACGCTGACGGTCCTTCTGGGAGACACCACGGCGGTCGCGCTGCGCACCCTCTTCACGCCGCTCACGGCCTACGTGTTCCTGGTGTTCACCCTGCTCTACCCGCCGTGCGTGGCGGCGATCAGCGCCGTGAGGAGCGAGCTTGGTGGGCGCTATGCGGCGGTGGTGTTCGCGCTGCAGATAGGGGTCGCGTGGGTCGCGGCATTTGTCGTGCGCATGGCCGGCCTCGCGCTTGGGCTCGGGTAG
- the deoC gene encoding deoxyribose-phosphate aldolase — MDLNKMIDHTNLKPDAARADIERLCDEALEHGFYSVCVNSSWTSTCAARLVGTGVRVATCVGFPLGAMSTTAKAFEAERAVADGTDELDMVIPVGRLVSGEDDAVREDVAAVVRAADGRPVKAILECCLLTPDQIVRGCELCVSAGAAFVKTSTGFSRGGATLDDVRLMRKTVGDACGVKAAGGIHTRSEALAFVEAGATRLGTSSGIVIARGAQE; from the coding sequence ATGGACCTCAACAAGATGATCGACCACACCAACCTCAAGCCCGACGCCGCGCGCGCCGACATCGAGCGCCTCTGCGACGAGGCCCTCGAGCACGGGTTCTACTCCGTGTGTGTGAACTCCTCCTGGACGAGTACGTGCGCGGCGCGCCTCGTGGGGACGGGCGTGCGCGTGGCGACCTGCGTGGGTTTTCCCCTGGGTGCCATGTCCACGACCGCCAAGGCCTTCGAGGCCGAGCGCGCCGTGGCTGACGGCACCGACGAGCTCGACATGGTCATACCCGTGGGCCGGCTCGTCTCGGGGGAGGACGACGCCGTACGCGAGGACGTGGCAGCCGTGGTGCGCGCCGCGGACGGGCGTCCGGTGAAGGCGATCCTCGAGTGCTGCCTGCTCACGCCCGACCAGATCGTGCGCGGATGCGAGCTGTGCGTGAGCGCGGGCGCGGCCTTTGTCAAGACGAGCACGGGCTTCTCGCGCGGCGGCGCGACCCTCGATGACGTGCGGCTCATGCGTAAGACCGTGGGCGACGCATGCGGGGTCAAGGCCGCCGGCGGCATCCACACACGTTCCGAGGCGCTCGCGTTCGTGGAGGCGGGTGCCACGCGCCTGGGAACGAGCAGCGGAATCGTCATCGCCCGGGGAGCCCAGGAGTAG
- a CDS encoding LOG family protein, whose amino-acid sequence MTDKKHDAVDLAQENEACEGEPLGTTYHRGPVIMRGPMIPSDTTTGNLLSHEDSTDWLHMDPWRVLRIQAEFVDGFGALAELGPAVSCFGSARTPRSDPMYRAARHVGAKLAQRGVAVITGGGPGIMEAANRGASQVGGKSVGLGIELPHEQGVNEWVNLGMTFRYFFVRKTMFVKYSSGSIVFPGGFGTLDEAFELLTLVQTHKVAKTPVVLFGSEYWDGLMSWIEGPMRESGNISELDPALMVVTDDEDEAIRVATSTIGG is encoded by the coding sequence ATGACCGACAAGAAACATGACGCTGTCGATTTGGCTCAGGAGAACGAAGCCTGTGAGGGGGAGCCCCTCGGGACGACCTACCATCGGGGCCCCGTGATCATGCGGGGCCCGATGATTCCCTCCGACACCACGACGGGAAACCTCCTGTCGCACGAGGACTCGACGGACTGGCTGCACATGGACCCCTGGCGCGTCCTGCGGATTCAAGCGGAGTTCGTGGACGGCTTCGGTGCCCTGGCCGAGCTGGGGCCCGCCGTCTCGTGCTTCGGCTCCGCGCGGACCCCGCGCAGCGATCCCATGTATCGCGCCGCGCGGCACGTGGGGGCAAAGCTCGCGCAGAGGGGCGTGGCCGTGATCACCGGCGGGGGGCCGGGTATCATGGAGGCAGCCAACCGCGGTGCATCCCAGGTGGGCGGCAAGTCCGTGGGCCTGGGCATCGAGCTGCCGCACGAGCAGGGCGTCAACGAGTGGGTCAACCTCGGCATGACCTTTCGCTACTTCTTCGTGCGCAAGACGATGTTCGTCAAGTACTCGAGCGGCTCCATCGTGTTTCCGGGCGGCTTCGGCACGCTTGACGAGGCCTTCGAGCTGCTCACCCTCGTCCAGACCCACAAGGTGGCCAAGACCCCGGTCGTGCTCTTTGGCTCCGAGTACTGGGACGGTCTCATGAGCTGGATCGAGGGACCCATGCGCGAGTCGGGAAACATATCGGAGCTCGACCCCGCGCTCATGGTGGTCACCGACGACGAGGACGAGGCCATCCGCGTGGCCACGAGCACGATCGGGGGATAG
- a CDS encoding lantibiotic protection ABC transporter ATP-binding protein yields the protein MATSAIVLQTHGLTKRFGRGASAQTAVEDVSLTVRAGAVYGLLGPNGAGKSTTLKMLTGMLRPTAGQIEFLGHPWRREDLYQIGSLVEQPPLYPNLTARENLRVRTVALGLPDERIEEVLEVVGLTDTGRKRAGRFSLGMRQRLGIALALLCDPRLLILDEPTNGLDPLGIEDLRDLIRGFAARGVAVVVSSHILSEVQQMADAVGIIYQGRLAYQDVLRPDEDLEALFMRVCREGRAA from the coding sequence ATGGCGACAAGCGCAATCGTGCTCCAGACGCACGGGCTCACCAAGCGATTCGGTCGCGGGGCCAGCGCCCAGACGGCCGTCGAGGACGTGAGCCTCACCGTAAGGGCGGGCGCGGTCTACGGGCTCTTGGGCCCCAACGGCGCGGGCAAGTCCACCACGCTCAAGATGCTCACGGGGATGCTGCGCCCCACGGCAGGCCAGATCGAGTTCCTGGGCCACCCCTGGCGCAGGGAGGACCTCTACCAGATCGGCTCGCTCGTCGAGCAGCCCCCGCTCTATCCCAACCTCACGGCCCGGGAGAACCTGCGCGTGCGCACCGTGGCGCTCGGGCTGCCGGACGAGCGCATCGAGGAGGTCCTCGAGGTCGTGGGCCTCACGGACACAGGGCGCAAGCGCGCGGGGCGCTTCTCCTTGGGCATGAGGCAGCGCCTGGGCATCGCGCTCGCGCTCCTCTGCGACCCGCGTCTGCTCATCTTGGACGAGCCCACCAACGGCCTGGATCCCCTGGGCATCGAGGACCTGCGCGACCTGATCCGGGGCTTCGCCGCGCGCGGGGTCGCGGTCGTGGTCTCGAGCCACATCCTCTCGGAGGTCCAGCAGATGGCCGACGCGGTGGGCATCATCTACCAGGGGCGTCTCGCCTATCAGGACGTCCTGCGCCCCGACGAGGACCTCGAGGCGCTCTTCATGCGCGTGTGCCGAGAGGGGCGTGCCGCATGA
- a CDS encoding ABC-2 family transporter permease encodes MSENALATPRCVLPAVPHPTFFSALRAEVLKSAHGAPVRLAVALALPFGLLGGIVLPLAGWPISYSAWNYYYMLLLPVTVSLASATVAGYDARLSGHVPLSCGVPLARTWVAKALWCLGLSLLGSLVTCALYTVGALLSPAGAASVASMLATALVSTVATSWMVPVTLFLVTRAGMLAGVLVPLGVQLVAGFAWGSTSLWPLIPPVAAAVLPTAFLPVLPSGEPMDAATGALAATLGRLTPDHALALVVCVAATVALTALSALWFSRSEEL; translated from the coding sequence ATGAGCGAGAATGCCCTTGCCACCCCGCGCTGCGTCCTGCCTGCCGTCCCGCATCCCACATTCTTCTCCGCCCTTCGCGCCGAGGTGCTCAAGTCGGCCCACGGCGCCCCCGTGCGCCTTGCCGTCGCGCTTGCGCTCCCGTTCGGACTCCTGGGCGGGATCGTTCTCCCACTCGCGGGCTGGCCGATCAGCTACTCGGCCTGGAACTACTACTATATGCTGCTGCTGCCCGTCACGGTCTCGCTTGCGTCGGCGACGGTCGCGGGCTACGACGCGCGGCTTTCCGGCCACGTGCCCCTCTCTTGCGGCGTTCCCCTTGCACGGACGTGGGTCGCGAAGGCGCTCTGGTGCCTCGGCCTCTCTCTTCTGGGCAGCCTCGTGACGTGCGCCCTCTACACGGTGGGCGCGCTCCTCTCGCCGGCGGGTGCCGCGAGTGTGGCCAGCATGCTCGCGACGGCGCTCGTCTCCACCGTGGCCACGTCGTGGATGGTGCCGGTGACGCTCTTCCTCGTGACGCGCGCGGGCATGCTCGCGGGCGTCCTCGTCCCGCTTGGGGTGCAGCTCGTGGCTGGGTTCGCCTGGGGCTCGACGTCGCTGTGGCCCCTGATCCCGCCGGTCGCGGCGGCGGTCCTTCCGACGGCGTTCCTGCCGGTGCTGCCAAGCGGAGAGCCCATGGACGCTGCGACCGGCGCGCTTGCGGCAACGCTCGGACGCCTCACGCCAGACCATGCGCTGGCGCTCGTCGTGTGCGTCGCGGCCACCGTGGCCCTCACGGCGCTCTCGGCCCTCTGGTTCTCGCGATCGGAGGAGCTGTGA
- a CDS encoding ABC-2 family transporter permease, whose translation MRAGRAAGAARMTFARALHAEPLRLRRSGLLALHLVCALAAGLACGAYFAGAPWPSGLGLDAYVQLLGALMPLMVGVVVGLDIDAERRETRLAHLLGAASRRTALAARVVVLWALGALTLALAVGTLAGVLALSGKAAPALVTCAAATAGLAAGSLVLYVFHAWLALVWGRNVTIAVGAAGLMLSFFSVGGLAHGLMTGELTALSAGALALVPLTWATRLGSLSVELPLAPASQTGVVVGQLIRSGAFALFVTALALVALLWWIAAFEEGREDE comes from the coding sequence GTGAGGGCGGGCCGCGCGGCCGGAGCCGCGCGCATGACGTTTGCCCGCGCGCTGCACGCGGAGCCCCTTCGGCTGCGTCGCTCGGGACTCCTGGCCCTTCACCTCGTCTGCGCCCTTGCGGCCGGCCTTGCCTGCGGCGCCTACTTCGCGGGGGCTCCCTGGCCATCGGGCCTTGGCCTCGATGCCTACGTGCAGCTCCTGGGCGCGCTCATGCCCCTCATGGTGGGCGTCGTCGTGGGGCTGGACATTGATGCGGAGCGCCGGGAGACCCGCCTCGCGCACCTTCTTGGGGCGGCCTCGCGGCGCACGGCCCTCGCGGCGCGCGTCGTGGTGCTCTGGGCCCTCGGAGCGTTGACCCTCGCGCTCGCGGTCGGTACGCTCGCGGGGGTCCTCGCCCTGTCCGGAAAGGCGGCGCCTGCCCTGGTGACCTGCGCGGCGGCAACGGCGGGCCTCGCGGCGGGGAGCCTCGTGCTCTACGTCTTCCACGCGTGGCTCGCGCTGGTCTGGGGCCGTAACGTGACCATTGCCGTCGGTGCGGCGGGTCTCATGCTCTCCTTCTTCTCGGTGGGCGGGCTCGCGCACGGGCTCATGACCGGTGAGCTCACGGCGCTGTCCGCGGGGGCCCTCGCCCTCGTGCCGCTCACGTGGGCCACGAGGCTGGGGTCGCTCTCGGTCGAGCTCCCTTTGGCGCCTGCCTCTCAGACGGGCGTGGTCGTGGGCCAGCTGATCCGGTCGGGTGCCTTCGCGCTCTTCGTCACGGCACTCGCCCTCGTGGCCCTGCTCTGGTGGATAGCGGCGTTCGAGGAGGGACGAGAAGATGAGTAG
- a CDS encoding response regulator transcription factor: MARILAIDDERAICDLLVRVLERDGHEVDVTCDPTDVPARDLSRYDLILTDVMMPGLDGFELVREIRGRVDVPIVFLTARVSEDDAVVGLGLGADDYLRKPFGTAELRAKVTAHLRRERREHHAALDFGLVRLDLAARELAVSGIVVPLTPTEYAICEFLARRPGQVFSRAQILEKALGWGTEAGEDAVSVHVSNLRAKLKRGGVEPVQTVWGVGYKWRA; this comes from the coding sequence GTGGCGAGAATCCTGGCGATCGATGACGAGAGGGCTATCTGCGACCTGCTCGTGCGCGTGCTCGAGCGCGACGGTCACGAGGTGGACGTCACCTGTGACCCCACCGATGTCCCCGCGCGCGACCTCTCGCGCTACGACCTCATCCTCACCGACGTGATGATGCCGGGCCTCGACGGCTTCGAACTCGTGAGAGAGATCAGGGGCCGCGTGGACGTTCCGATCGTGTTCCTCACGGCCAGGGTCTCCGAGGACGACGCCGTGGTGGGCCTCGGGCTGGGGGCCGACGACTACCTCCGCAAGCCCTTCGGTACCGCCGAGCTGCGCGCCAAGGTCACAGCCCACCTGCGTCGCGAGCGTCGCGAGCATCACGCGGCCCTCGACTTCGGCCTCGTCCGCCTCGACCTTGCCGCCCGCGAGCTCGCGGTCAGCGGCATCGTGGTCCCCCTCACGCCCACGGAGTACGCCATCTGCGAGTTTCTCGCCCGCCGTCCGGGACAGGTCTTTAGCCGCGCTCAGATTCTCGAGAAGGCCCTGGGCTGGGGAACGGAGGCCGGTGAGGACGCGGTGAGCGTGCACGTAAGCAACCTGCGCGCCAAGCTCAAGCGGGGCGGCGTCGAACCCGTCCAGACCGTCTGGGGCGTGGGGTACAAGTGGCGGGCGTGA
- a CDS encoding sensor histidine kinase, with amino-acid sequence MPLSFVVGRYFVYVLLGAILTVGVPLLVFEALLDQGSVLPANYGERHLQQTIETLSTPGSFDVTGLSSAYLYAHLTASGDVLGTDMGEEDLAQARALVASLEARGTTGHSAESEERSARAAFSRGDGTWCVLSYDILPQWSDRSLRDSWPNPQDIMMGAIVVPTIALVVLVALRASRVLTRKMSPLVDAAEAVGAGEIDFAVQTSTVAQIDDVLAAMERMRRSLRDSLEEQWSAEERQRVEVAALAHDLKSPLTVIRGNAELLGEDAQAGGLSQEQAACAEAIRTASAEIDAFVAQIITTSQGREASSREAVDMEELAGRLASRARELVCARGLALDVETSALPDIRPSWDAHAVGRAVMNLVSNACDYARTRVSLGLAAANGELVITVADDGPGFSPAALAHGRERFFRDDAARGGGEGHFGLGLSIALEVAHSHGGTLELSNRVSPDGSETGAVARLTLPLKGI; translated from the coding sequence TTGCCGCTCTCCTTCGTGGTGGGGCGCTACTTCGTGTACGTCCTTTTGGGGGCGATCCTCACAGTGGGAGTTCCGCTGCTGGTTTTTGAGGCCCTCCTTGACCAGGGCTCCGTCCTCCCGGCGAACTACGGCGAGAGGCACCTGCAGCAGACGATCGAGACCCTCTCGACGCCGGGCTCCTTCGACGTCACCGGGCTTTCCAGCGCGTATCTCTACGCGCACCTCACGGCCTCGGGGGACGTGCTGGGGACCGACATGGGGGAGGAGGACCTCGCGCAGGCGCGCGCCCTGGTCGCCTCGCTCGAGGCACGGGGGACGACCGGCCACTCCGCGGAGTCGGAGGAAAGATCCGCTCGCGCGGCCTTCTCGCGCGGGGACGGCACCTGGTGCGTGCTCTCGTACGACATCCTGCCGCAGTGGTCCGATCGCTCCCTGCGCGACTCCTGGCCGAACCCGCAGGACATCATGATGGGGGCAATCGTCGTTCCGACGATAGCGCTCGTGGTTCTCGTGGCCCTGCGTGCGAGCAGGGTGCTCACGCGCAAGATGTCCCCCCTCGTGGACGCGGCCGAGGCGGTGGGCGCGGGTGAGATCGACTTTGCGGTGCAGACGAGCACCGTGGCACAGATCGACGACGTGCTCGCCGCGATGGAGCGCATGCGCCGCTCGCTCAGGGACTCCCTCGAGGAGCAGTGGTCGGCCGAGGAGCGCCAGCGCGTGGAGGTCGCGGCGCTCGCGCACGACCTCAAGAGCCCGCTCACCGTCATACGCGGCAACGCCGAGCTCCTGGGCGAGGATGCGCAGGCGGGAGGCCTGAGTCAGGAGCAGGCCGCCTGCGCCGAGGCCATTCGCACGGCATCTGCCGAGATAGACGCCTTCGTGGCCCAGATCATCACGACCTCGCAAGGCCGGGAGGCATCCTCGCGCGAGGCCGTGGACATGGAAGAGCTGGCGGGCCGGCTCGCCTCCCGGGCGCGCGAGCTCGTCTGCGCGCGGGGCCTCGCGCTGGACGTCGAGACCTCTGCGCTGCCGGACATCCGCCCGAGCTGGGACGCGCACGCGGTGGGGCGCGCGGTCATGAACCTCGTGAGCAACGCCTGCGACTATGCGCGCACGCGCGTCTCACTTGGACTCGCCGCTGCCAACGGCGAGCTCGTTATCACGGTGGCCGACGATGGGCCGGGCTTCTCGCCCGCCGCGCTCGCGCATGGCCGCGAGAGATTCTTCCGCGACGACGCCGCGCGTGGCGGGGGAGAAGGCCACTTTGGCCTGGGGCTCTCGATTGCCCTTGAGGTCGCGCACTCCCATGGGGGGACTCTTGAGCTCTCCAACCGCGTCTCACCCGATGGCTCCGAGACCGGCGCCGTCGCGCGCCTCACGCTCCCGCTCAAAGGAATCTAG